From one Caldichromatium japonicum genomic stretch:
- a CDS encoding type II toxin-antitoxin system RelE/ParE family toxin — translation MAWTVELIPEAEAELLVMPADVRAHFLHIRRLLMDYGPQKVGMPHVRPIEGKLWEMRMRGRDGIARALYVARHGQRLTVLHVFAKKTEKTPRRAIATAWERLRRLTDEDTHP, via the coding sequence ATGGCGTGGACTGTCGAACTAATCCCCGAAGCCGAGGCCGAATTGCTGGTCATGCCTGCCGACGTTCGAGCCCATTTCCTGCACATTCGCCGCTTGCTGATGGACTATGGGCCGCAGAAAGTGGGCATGCCGCATGTGCGACCGATCGAGGGCAAGCTGTGGGAGATGCGCATGCGAGGCCGTGACGGAATCGCCCGCGCCCTGTATGTGGCGCGGCATGGGCAACGCCTGACGGTGCTGCACGTGTTCGCCAAGAAGACGGAGAAAACCCCGCGCCGCGCCATTGCGACGGCGTGGGAAAGACTACGGAGACTGACCGATGAAGACACGCACCCCTGA
- a CDS encoding tyrosine-type recombinase/integrase, which translates to MARLTARHVETLPDGLHADGGNLYLLVKNEGRARSWVFRFQRDGKARQLGLGSIRDRSLKEARELAAKLRHALLNGEDPAGVFARLTGKAERVPTFAEAAARLIASKRPGWRNAKHAQQWENTLRDYVLPRIGKLQPQAIATEHVLACLRPIWTEKPETASRVRQRIEAVLDYCAAHGWRDEANPARWRGRLKMLLPEPAKVKRIEHMPALPYGRVAEFYRALTERPGAAARCLEFVLLTACRSGEARGATWREFDFEAGLWTIPGERMKAGKEHVIPLSAPVLALLKSLPRMEGSPYVFFAPRGGMLSDMTLTQTIRRMHADSLAAGGQGWIDPASDRVITAHGLRSTFRDWAGETTHHAREVIEHALAHQLHDKAEAAYARGALLAKRRALMEDWARFVTRPSAEVIPFPGAQTS; encoded by the coding sequence ATGGCGAGACTGACCGCGCGACACGTCGAAACCCTGCCCGACGGCCTGCACGCCGACGGCGGCAACTTGTATTTGCTGGTGAAGAATGAGGGCCGCGCCCGATCCTGGGTGTTTCGCTTCCAGCGTGACGGCAAGGCACGACAGCTTGGCCTGGGCAGCATCCGCGACCGGAGCCTGAAGGAAGCCCGCGAGCTGGCCGCCAAGCTGCGGCATGCCCTGCTCAACGGCGAAGACCCCGCCGGCGTCTTTGCCCGGCTGACCGGCAAGGCCGAGCGTGTCCCAACCTTCGCCGAGGCCGCCGCCCGGCTGATCGCGTCAAAGCGCCCCGGCTGGCGCAATGCCAAGCACGCCCAGCAATGGGAGAACACCTTGCGCGATTACGTGCTGCCGCGCATTGGCAAGCTGCAACCGCAAGCCATCGCAACCGAGCACGTGCTAGCCTGCCTGCGCCCGATCTGGACGGAGAAGCCGGAGACGGCAAGCCGGGTTCGCCAACGCATCGAGGCCGTGTTGGACTACTGCGCGGCGCATGGCTGGCGTGATGAAGCCAACCCCGCCCGCTGGCGTGGGCGACTGAAAATGCTGCTGCCCGAACCGGCGAAGGTCAAGCGCATCGAGCACATGCCCGCGCTGCCCTATGGCCGCGTGGCCGAGTTTTACCGCGCCCTGACCGAACGCCCCGGCGCGGCCGCCCGGTGTCTGGAATTCGTGCTGCTGACGGCCTGCCGATCCGGCGAGGCAAGAGGCGCGACGTGGCGCGAATTCGACTTCGAGGCCGGGCTATGGACGATCCCCGGCGAGAGAATGAAGGCAGGCAAGGAGCACGTCATCCCCTTGTCCGCGCCGGTGCTGGCGCTGCTTAAGAGCCTGCCGCGCATGGAAGGCAGCCCCTATGTCTTCTTCGCGCCGCGTGGCGGCATGCTCTCCGACATGACGCTGACGCAGACCATTCGGCGCATGCACGCCGACAGCTTGGCCGCCGGTGGGCAAGGCTGGATCGACCCGGCATCGGATCGCGTCATCACGGCGCACGGCCTACGCTCGACCTTCCGCGATTGGGCTGGCGAGACGACGCACCATGCCCGCGAGGTGATCGAGCACGCCTTGGCGCATCAGCTTCACGACAAGGCCGAGGCCGCCTATGCACGCGGTGCGCTGCTCGCCAAGCGCCGCGCCTTGATGGAGGATTGGGCGCGTTTCGTCACCCGGCCAAGCGCGGAGGTGATCCCCTTCCCCGGTGCACAGACATCGTGA
- a CDS encoding helix-turn-helix domain-containing protein, translating into MKTRTPDALERRLLADPLVRQAFDELAPQYAVARVLIEARARAGLSQAELARRMGTTQSVIARLESGRTAPSLRTLQRYAESVGGRLTVKIEA; encoded by the coding sequence ATGAAGACACGCACCCCTGACGCGCTGGAACGCCGCCTGCTGGCCGATCCATTGGTGCGCCAAGCCTTCGATGAACTTGCGCCGCAATACGCCGTGGCGCGTGTGCTGATCGAAGCCCGCGCCCGCGCTGGCCTGTCGCAAGCCGAGCTTGCCCGGCGCATGGGCACGACGCAAAGCGTGATTGCCCGGCTGGAATCTGGCCGCACCGCGCCATCCCTGCGCACCCTGCAACGCTACGCTGAGAGCGTGGGCGGCAGGCTGACGGTGAAGATCGAGGCTTGA
- a CDS encoding BrnA antitoxin family protein — protein sequence MRKKDTWHDPDDAPELDDAFFERADRFDGPRLMRRGRPPAEVRKVSLTVRYDPDIIEAFRTTGLGWQTRMNDALREWLRQHAKA from the coding sequence ATGAGGAAAAAAGACACTTGGCACGATCCTGACGACGCGCCGGAACTGGACGATGCGTTTTTCGAACGCGCCGACCGCTTCGACGGCCCGCGCCTGATGCGCCGAGGCCGCCCCCCTGCCGAGGTGCGCAAGGTCTCGCTGACGGTGCGCTACGACCCCGACATCATCGAAGCCTTCCGCACTACCGGCCTCGGCTGGCAGACACGCATGAACGATGCCCTGCGCGAGTGGCTGCGCCAGCATGCCAAGGCATGA